A window from Halomicrobium urmianum encodes these proteins:
- the carB gene encoding carbamoyl-phosphate synthase large subunit, with the protein MTEGEDRTILLIGSGPIKIGQAAEFDYSGAQACRALQEEGARVVLVNSNPATIMTDPEMADKVYLEPINTEAIAEIIRKEQPDGVIAGLGGQTGLNVTAELAEEGVLEEHDVEIMGTPLDTIYATEDRDLFRQRMRELGEPVAKSTSVTMEEGEVVSELGEDDLRERVDAAVEEVGGLPVIARTTYTLGGSGSGVVHEMDELLERVRKGLRLSRNDEVLVTESIEGWVELEYEVMRDADDSCIIICNMENLDPMGIHTGESTVVTPSQVIPDEGHQDMRDVALKVIRDLGIQGGCNIQFAWRDDGTPGGEYRVVEVNPRVSRSSALASKATGYPIARVTAKVALGKRLHEIDNEITGETTAAFEPAIDYVVTKVPRWPKDKFPDTEFELTTAMKSTGEAMAIGRTFPESLLKALRSSEYDPAVDWEDVDDDELESEYLERPTPDRPYAVFEAFARGYTVDEINELTDIREWYLERFEQIADAAEAAQDGDFPTAAEAGFTDQEISAIGGGEFADTHASWLPEEDLSEKGEAETPAADGGAVSVEDVETETTDRDFKLVDTCAGEFEATTPYYYSSRDPHSELDRDELQVDRDVESVVVVGGGPIRIGQGVEFDYCSVHAVRALEEQGIEAHVVNNNPETVSTDYDTSDGLFFEPITAEEVADVIEATDADGVMVQFGGQTSVDIGHPLEQELQRRDLDCDILGTSVDAMDLAEDRDRFNRLMDDLGIAQAEGGSATSEEEALELAHDIGYPVLVRPSYVLGGRAMDVVYNDDDLKTYIEEAIRVSPDNPILVDEFLADAVELDVDAVADEDDVLIGGVMEHVETAGVHSGDSACMIPPRSPEIKEVMPRIREVVEDIADALDTVGLLNVQLAVRDGEVYVLEANPRSSRTVPFIAKTTGVPLAKIAAKVMAGADLADLDYEEHIPEQVSVKEVVLPFDRLPNSDPRLGPEMKSTGEVMGTAGSFGKAYQKAQQSVGKPIPLEGTAIVDLPVLGFEEHLDVKDFDDFEDADAIVQAIQDGEIDLVVSRDRDVLEACVEEEVTYFSTLESAEAALEAINSADEPLSVQDIASRPKSQREWGDE; encoded by the coding sequence ATGACAGAGGGAGAGGACCGTACGATCCTGCTGATCGGGAGCGGCCCGATCAAGATCGGACAGGCCGCCGAGTTCGACTACTCCGGAGCGCAGGCGTGTCGCGCGCTCCAGGAGGAGGGCGCGCGGGTCGTCCTCGTGAACTCGAACCCGGCGACGATCATGACCGACCCGGAGATGGCCGACAAGGTGTACCTCGAACCCATCAACACCGAGGCCATCGCCGAGATCATCCGGAAGGAACAGCCCGACGGCGTCATCGCCGGGCTGGGCGGCCAGACCGGGCTGAACGTCACGGCCGAACTGGCCGAGGAGGGCGTCCTCGAGGAGCACGACGTGGAGATCATGGGGACGCCGCTTGACACCATCTACGCGACCGAGGACCGCGACCTCTTCCGCCAGCGGATGCGCGAACTGGGCGAGCCGGTCGCCAAGTCCACCTCCGTCACGATGGAGGAGGGCGAGGTCGTCTCCGAACTGGGCGAGGACGACCTCCGGGAGCGCGTCGACGCGGCCGTCGAGGAGGTCGGCGGCCTGCCGGTCATCGCCCGCACCACCTACACGCTGGGCGGCTCCGGCTCCGGCGTCGTCCACGAGATGGACGAGCTCCTCGAGCGCGTCCGCAAGGGCCTGCGCCTCTCCCGGAACGACGAGGTCCTCGTCACCGAGTCCATCGAGGGCTGGGTCGAGCTCGAGTACGAGGTCATGCGGGACGCCGACGACTCCTGTATCATCATCTGCAACATGGAGAACCTGGACCCGATGGGGATCCACACCGGGGAGTCGACGGTCGTCACGCCCTCCCAGGTCATCCCCGACGAGGGCCACCAGGACATGCGCGACGTCGCGCTGAAGGTCATCCGCGACCTGGGCATCCAGGGCGGCTGTAACATCCAGTTCGCCTGGCGCGACGACGGCACGCCCGGCGGCGAGTACCGCGTCGTCGAGGTCAACCCGCGCGTCTCCCGCTCCTCCGCGCTGGCCTCCAAGGCGACCGGGTACCCGATCGCCCGCGTGACCGCGAAGGTCGCGCTGGGCAAGCGCCTCCACGAGATCGACAACGAGATCACCGGCGAGACTACCGCCGCCTTCGAGCCGGCGATCGACTACGTGGTCACCAAGGTGCCGCGGTGGCCCAAGGACAAGTTCCCGGACACGGAGTTCGAGCTGACCACCGCGATGAAGTCGACGGGGGAGGCGATGGCCATCGGCCGGACCTTCCCCGAGTCGCTCCTGAAGGCGCTGCGGTCCTCCGAGTACGACCCCGCCGTCGACTGGGAGGACGTCGACGACGACGAACTCGAGTCGGAGTACCTCGAACGCCCCACGCCCGACCGCCCGTACGCCGTCTTCGAGGCGTTCGCCCGCGGCTACACCGTCGACGAGATCAACGAGCTGACCGACATCCGCGAGTGGTACCTCGAACGGTTCGAGCAGATCGCCGACGCCGCTGAGGCCGCTCAGGACGGCGACTTCCCGACCGCGGCCGAGGCCGGCTTCACCGATCAGGAGATCAGCGCCATCGGCGGCGGCGAGTTCGCGGACACCCACGCCTCCTGGCTGCCCGAGGAGGACCTCTCCGAGAAGGGCGAGGCCGAGACGCCCGCCGCCGACGGCGGGGCCGTGAGCGTCGAGGACGTCGAGACCGAGACCACCGACCGCGACTTCAAGCTGGTCGACACCTGCGCGGGCGAGTTCGAGGCGACGACGCCGTACTACTACTCCTCGCGCGACCCCCACTCGGAGCTGGACCGCGACGAGCTGCAGGTCGACCGCGACGTCGAGAGCGTCGTGGTGGTCGGCGGCGGCCCGATCCGCATCGGGCAGGGCGTCGAGTTCGACTACTGTTCCGTCCACGCGGTCCGCGCGCTGGAGGAGCAGGGCATCGAGGCCCACGTCGTCAACAACAACCCCGAGACCGTCTCGACCGACTACGACACCTCCGACGGGCTGTTCTTCGAGCCGATCACGGCCGAGGAGGTCGCCGACGTGATCGAGGCGACCGACGCCGACGGCGTGATGGTCCAGTTCGGCGGCCAGACCTCCGTCGACATCGGCCACCCGCTCGAGCAGGAACTGCAGCGCCGCGATCTCGACTGCGACATCCTGGGCACCTCCGTCGACGCGATGGACCTCGCCGAGGACCGCGACCGGTTCAACCGCCTGATGGACGACCTGGGCATCGCCCAGGCCGAGGGCGGCTCCGCGACCAGCGAGGAAGAGGCGCTCGAACTGGCCCACGACATCGGCTACCCCGTGCTGGTCCGCCCGAGCTACGTGCTCGGCGGCCGCGCGATGGACGTCGTCTACAACGACGACGACCTGAAGACCTACATCGAGGAGGCCATCCGGGTCTCGCCGGACAACCCCATCCTCGTCGACGAGTTCCTCGCCGACGCGGTGGAGCTGGACGTCGACGCCGTGGCCGACGAGGACGACGTCCTCATCGGCGGCGTGATGGAGCACGTCGAGACCGCCGGCGTCCACTCCGGTGACTCGGCCTGCATGATCCCGCCCCGCTCTCCGGAGATCAAGGAGGTCATGCCGCGCATCCGCGAAGTCGTCGAGGACATCGCCGACGCGCTGGACACGGTCGGCCTGCTGAACGTCCAGCTCGCCGTCCGCGACGGCGAGGTGTACGTGCTCGAGGCCAACCCGCGCTCCTCGCGCACGGTGCCGTTCATCGCGAAGACCACTGGCGTCCCGCTGGCCAAGATCGCCGCCAAAGTGATGGCCGGCGCCGACCTCGCCGACCTCGACTACGAGGAGCACATTCCCGAGCAGGTCTCCGTCAAGGAGGTCGTCCTGCCGTTCGACCGCCTGCCGAACTCGGACCCGCGCCTGGGCCCCGAGATGAAGTCCACCGGCGAGGTCATGGGCACCGCCGGCTCGTTCGGCAAGGCCTACCAGAAGGCCCAGCAGTCCGTCGGCAAGCCGATCCCCCTCGAGGGCACGGCCATCGTCGACCTGCCGGTGCTCGGCTTCGAGGAGCACCTCGACGTCAAGGACTTCGACGACTTCGAGGACGCCGACGCCATCGTCCAGGCCATCCAGGACGGCGAGATCGACCTGGTCGTCTCCCGCGACCGCGACGTCCTCGAGGCCTGCGTCGAGGAGGAGGTCACCTACTTCTCGACGCTGGAGTCCGCCGAGGCCGCGCTCGAGGCGATCAACTCCGCCGACGAGCCCCTGTCCGTTCAGGACATCGCCTCGCGCCCCAAGTCCCAGCGCGAGTGGGGCGACGAGTGA
- a CDS encoding sensor histidine kinase, with protein MAVPPELIGGALASLSVPAAALLVLARNNLTRPGARGFVVTVAGWTGWSIVVGLRLIVESAALARALNSFAVVFVSVTVLGWAFLVAEHVRGRWIELTWRRLVVWLAIPVGLSVVAFTNPAHSLIWGEATRTAPHGTIDVAHGPAFTVAAVYWFLVSEGAAVWLARDALRAEGASRRQGIALLIGHLVTVPFAYDTFAAFPPAPHVDLSPVGFFLGSVVWGAALFRYGTVELAPILREATLDEMCDAVVALDNDDVVVDVNSAASELFPTDGDPVGRPARRLFAEFEPLDELVIDDRPVENPLSLVVDGDRRHFQVTVSPVTAGGVTRGRLVVIRDVTELIHREKELATAKQVLSRVFRHDIRNDLTVIRGYAELIAERTAGETARMARTISETTDELATTANKARRIERTLERPTEAIDLEVTSLLESSVESVRTCHPDATYDVDLPSELWVRASTDLEAAFRNAVENAVAHNAGPDPTVRIRSRREGERVVVTVADDGPGIPHEELEVLERREEAPLSHASGVGLWLMTAVVECSDGDVAFDTGDDGTTVEFCLPTASGRNRRERKRRPDDPGTDPSDRAEPV; from the coding sequence ATGGCAGTACCACCGGAACTCATCGGGGGTGCGCTGGCCTCTCTCTCGGTTCCAGCGGCCGCGCTGCTCGTGCTGGCGCGGAACAACCTCACGCGGCCCGGGGCGCGCGGGTTCGTCGTCACCGTCGCCGGGTGGACCGGGTGGTCGATCGTCGTGGGTCTCCGACTGATCGTCGAAAGCGCGGCCCTGGCGCGGGCGCTCAACAGCTTCGCCGTCGTCTTCGTCAGCGTCACGGTCCTGGGATGGGCGTTTCTCGTCGCCGAGCACGTACGGGGCCGGTGGATCGAACTGACCTGGCGCCGCCTGGTCGTCTGGCTGGCGATCCCCGTCGGGCTCTCGGTCGTGGCGTTCACCAACCCCGCGCACTCGTTGATCTGGGGCGAGGCGACTCGAACGGCCCCCCACGGGACGATCGACGTCGCTCACGGGCCCGCGTTCACCGTCGCAGCCGTCTACTGGTTTCTGGTCTCCGAGGGAGCGGCGGTCTGGCTCGCCCGGGACGCGCTACGGGCCGAGGGCGCCTCTCGGCGACAGGGGATCGCGCTGCTGATCGGCCACCTCGTCACCGTCCCGTTCGCCTACGACACGTTCGCCGCGTTTCCGCCGGCGCCGCACGTCGACCTGAGTCCGGTCGGGTTCTTCCTCGGCAGCGTCGTCTGGGGGGCGGCTCTGTTCCGGTACGGGACGGTGGAGCTGGCGCCCATCCTCCGGGAGGCCACCCTCGACGAGATGTGCGACGCCGTCGTGGCCCTCGACAACGACGACGTGGTCGTCGACGTCAACAGCGCCGCGTCGGAGCTGTTCCCCACCGACGGCGACCCGGTCGGCCGGCCGGCGCGCCGACTGTTCGCCGAGTTCGAGCCGCTCGACGAGCTCGTGATCGACGACCGCCCGGTCGAGAACCCGCTCTCGCTCGTCGTCGACGGCGACAGACGGCACTTCCAGGTGACCGTATCGCCCGTCACCGCCGGCGGGGTCACCCGCGGTCGGCTCGTCGTCATCCGCGACGTGACCGAGCTGATCCACCGGGAGAAGGAGCTCGCGACGGCCAAGCAGGTGCTCAGTCGCGTGTTCCGCCACGACATCCGCAACGACCTGACGGTCATCCGGGGCTACGCCGAGCTGATCGCCGAGCGGACGGCGGGCGAGACGGCTCGCATGGCGCGGACGATCAGCGAGACGACGGACGAACTGGCGACGACCGCCAACAAGGCCCGCCGCATCGAGCGCACGCTCGAGAGGCCGACCGAGGCCATCGACCTCGAGGTGACCTCGCTACTGGAGAGCAGCGTCGAGTCGGTCCGCACGTGCCACCCCGACGCGACCTACGACGTCGACCTGCCGTCGGAGCTGTGGGTGCGCGCCTCGACCGACCTAGAGGCGGCGTTCAGGAACGCCGTCGAGAACGCCGTCGCGCACAACGCCGGCCCCGACCCGACCGTCAGGATCCGCAGCCGCCGGGAGGGCGAGCGCGTCGTCGTGACGGTCGCCGACGACGGGCCGGGCATCCCCCACGAGGAACTCGAAGTCCTGGAGCGGCGCGAGGAGGCCCCGCTGTCGCACGCCAGCGGCGTCGGGCTCTGGCTGATGACCGCCGTCGTCGAGTGCTCCGACGGCGACGTCGCCTTCGACACCGGCGACGACGGGACGACGGTCGAGTTCTGCCTGCCGACGGCGTCGGGGCGGAATCGCCGCGAGCGCAAGCGCCGGCCGGACGACCCCGGCACGGACCCGTCCGACCGGGCGGAGCCGGTCTGA
- the carA gene encoding glutamine-hydrolyzing carbamoyl-phosphate synthase small subunit: MTDAYVALEGERVIEGRSRAPGTARGEIVFTTAYTGYEESLTDPSYEEQILTFSYPLIGNYGVREERFESDRVHPRASVAREFTDDVAEWLESEDVPAVDHVDTRDIVTEIRDEGAMKCGIAAGPDATEEDALEQLAQCKHMSDHTDIGAQVSVDEHEVHNEDGTGPSVALIDCGAKGSIVESLVERDAIVHVLPYDATPGEVEDLDPDVLFISNGPGDPVNFEQTGELVEEKVGDVPLAGICLGQQVVANALGGDTEKMEFGHRGVNQPVRDLRTDRVVMTTQNHGYTVADPGDKLEVTQINVNDDTPEGLENDDLDVITRQYHPEANPGPNDSKSFFDDVLAMADE, from the coding sequence ATGACGGACGCATACGTCGCACTGGAGGGCGAGCGCGTGATCGAGGGCCGCTCTCGCGCCCCGGGCACCGCTCGCGGCGAGATCGTGTTCACGACGGCCTACACAGGCTACGAGGAGAGCCTCACCGACCCCAGCTACGAGGAGCAGATCCTGACCTTCTCGTACCCGCTGATCGGCAACTACGGCGTCCGGGAGGAGCGCTTCGAGTCTGACCGCGTCCACCCGCGGGCGTCCGTCGCCCGCGAGTTCACCGACGACGTCGCCGAGTGGCTCGAGAGCGAGGACGTCCCCGCGGTCGACCACGTCGACACTCGCGACATCGTCACCGAGATCCGCGACGAGGGCGCGATGAAGTGCGGCATCGCCGCCGGCCCCGACGCGACCGAGGAGGACGCGCTGGAGCAGCTGGCCCAGTGCAAGCACATGTCCGACCACACCGACATCGGCGCTCAGGTCAGCGTCGACGAGCACGAAGTCCACAACGAGGACGGTACCGGCCCGTCCGTCGCGCTGATCGACTGCGGCGCCAAGGGCTCGATCGTCGAGTCCCTCGTCGAGCGCGACGCCATCGTCCACGTCCTGCCCTACGACGCCACGCCCGGGGAGGTCGAGGACCTCGACCCCGACGTCCTGTTCATCTCCAACGGCCCCGGCGACCCTGTCAACTTCGAGCAGACCGGCGAACTCGTCGAGGAGAAGGTCGGCGACGTGCCGCTGGCGGGCATCTGTCTCGGCCAGCAGGTCGTCGCCAACGCGCTCGGCGGCGACACCGAGAAGATGGAGTTCGGTCACCGCGGCGTCAACCAGCCCGTCCGCGACCTCCGGACCGACCGGGTGGTCATGACCACGCAGAACCACGGCTACACCGTCGCCGACCCCGGCGACAAGCTCGAGGTCACCCAGATCAACGTCAACGACGACACTCCGGAGGGCCTCGAGAACGACGACCTGGACGTCATCACCCGCCAGTACCACCCCGAGGCCAACCCCGGCCCCAACGACTCGAAGAGCTTCTTCGACGACGTGCTGGCGATGGCGGACGAGTAA
- a CDS encoding Lrp/AsnC family transcriptional regulator: MDDLDREILGILRRDSRTPYTEIADRVGTSEGTVRNRVERLIDDGVIERFTIATQTGNVKAMIEVSVDVDVDTHAVSGQIAEWPEVDFVWQVSGEEDIVFVADCADTQGVNDLITQARELEEVVSTKTRLILNEQLGGQ, encoded by the coding sequence ATGGACGACCTCGACCGAGAGATCCTGGGCATCCTCCGGCGGGACTCCCGAACTCCCTACACGGAGATCGCGGACAGGGTGGGCACCTCAGAGGGGACCGTCCGCAACCGGGTGGAACGGCTGATCGACGATGGCGTCATCGAGCGGTTCACTATCGCTACGCAGACGGGTAACGTCAAAGCGATGATCGAGGTCAGCGTCGACGTCGACGTCGACACCCACGCCGTCAGCGGACAGATCGCCGAGTGGCCGGAGGTCGACTTCGTCTGGCAGGTCTCCGGCGAGGAGGACATCGTCTTCGTCGCCGACTGCGCCGACACCCAGGGCGTCAACGACCTGATCACCCAGGCCCGGGAGCTCGAAGAGGTCGTGAGCACGAAGACGAGGCTGATCCTGAACGAGCAGCTGGGCGGGCAGTAG
- a CDS encoding mechanosensitive ion channel family protein, producing the protein MQILPDFLARLLGTYADLISNIGEFLVIAVTLYLTGRLLVETFGRWALDHWNFDATMADGLMSFFRLAVVLLAVVVGASAADFRGALAGSALIAGGVTLAIGLGAQDVLSNFVAGAFLVQDPDVNIGDRIQWEDQEGIIDGIDLRVTRIKTLNNEVIIVPNSELSTTVLTNLTAHDPVGFSYDFAMQHDELQESMTLIRRVAEEQEELLDTPGPVVRVTDLLESEVVVTVRAFFPQELRSQRARIRTKFFQRVVERCHEEGIELNQSSIRELTGAIAVGPADDADRIGVESDGGRAGADDRRERD; encoded by the coding sequence ATGCAGATTCTGCCCGACTTCCTCGCTCGGCTGCTCGGGACCTACGCGGACCTCATCTCGAACATCGGCGAGTTTCTCGTCATCGCCGTGACGCTGTACCTGACCGGGCGCCTGCTCGTCGAGACGTTCGGTCGGTGGGCGCTCGACCACTGGAACTTCGACGCCACGATGGCCGACGGGCTGATGAGCTTCTTCCGGCTGGCCGTCGTGCTACTGGCGGTGGTCGTCGGCGCCAGCGCGGCCGACTTCCGCGGGGCGCTGGCCGGGTCGGCGCTGATCGCCGGCGGCGTGACGCTCGCGATCGGTCTGGGCGCACAGGACGTGCTGTCGAACTTCGTTGCGGGCGCGTTCCTGGTGCAGGACCCCGACGTCAACATCGGCGACCGGATCCAGTGGGAGGACCAGGAGGGCATCATCGACGGAATCGACCTCCGGGTCACGCGGATCAAGACGCTCAACAACGAGGTCATCATCGTTCCGAACAGCGAGCTGTCGACGACCGTCCTGACCAACCTCACCGCGCACGACCCGGTGGGGTTCTCCTACGACTTCGCGATGCAGCACGACGAACTGCAGGAGTCGATGACGCTGATCCGCCGGGTCGCCGAGGAGCAGGAGGAACTGCTGGACACGCCGGGGCCGGTGGTCCGCGTCACGGACCTGCTGGAGTCGGAGGTGGTCGTGACCGTCCGCGCGTTCTTCCCGCAGGAGCTGCGCTCCCAGCGCGCCCGCATCCGGACGAAGTTCTTCCAGCGCGTCGTGGAGCGCTGTCACGAGGAAGGCATCGAACTGAACCAGTCGAGCATCCGGGAGCTGACCGGCGCCATCGCAGTCGGTCCGGCGGACGACGCCGACCGGATCGGCGTGGAGTCAGACGGGGGCCGGGCGGGAGCGGACGACCGGCGAGAGAGGGACTGA
- a CDS encoding PHP domain-containing protein, producing the protein MYEVDLHTHTRFFHGFPGRPTPYDPVGARLHALVARRRGLDGVATTNHDYCWYDETVDVTPIPGIEVSTTRGHVLIVGPDPPVATAQGQLTPEETVALAHERDCVAIMAHPYRNGTLPGSNADFDAVEINGKHLENHDDVRALAAQRDLPMVAGSDAHYPVEVGRAFTRLYADELTPESVVEAVRESRVEPVVKETALDRVTRPLYAAIHRWKGYMPPRELEEDPRVDVETAEAKRER; encoded by the coding sequence GTGTACGAGGTCGATCTCCACACCCACACGCGGTTCTTCCACGGCTTCCCGGGCCGGCCGACGCCGTACGACCCGGTAGGCGCGCGCCTGCACGCGCTGGTCGCCCGCCGGCGCGGCCTCGACGGCGTCGCGACGACGAACCACGACTACTGCTGGTACGACGAGACGGTCGACGTGACGCCGATCCCGGGAATCGAGGTCTCGACGACCCGGGGGCACGTCCTGATCGTCGGGCCCGACCCGCCGGTCGCCACGGCCCAGGGACAGCTGACGCCGGAGGAGACCGTCGCGCTGGCCCACGAGCGGGACTGCGTTGCGATCATGGCTCACCCCTATCGCAACGGCACGCTCCCGGGGAGCAACGCCGACTTCGACGCCGTCGAGATCAACGGCAAGCACCTGGAGAACCACGACGACGTGCGCGCGCTCGCGGCGCAACGGGACCTCCCGATGGTCGCCGGCAGCGACGCCCACTACCCCGTCGAGGTCGGCCGGGCGTTCACCCGCCTGTACGCGGACGAACTGACCCCTGAGAGCGTCGTCGAGGCTGTCCGCGAGTCCCGCGTCGAACCCGTGGTGAAGGAGACGGCGCTCGATCGGGTCACGCGGCCGCTGTACGCGGCGATCCACCGCTGGAAGGGGTACATGCCGCCGCGGGAACTGGAGGAGGACCCGCGCGTCGACGTCGAGACCGCCGAGGCGAAGCGCGAGCGCTGA
- a CDS encoding diacylglycerol/lipid kinase family protein, which produces MVAPAEPPPTDGFRVLVYNPTSGSGDHGDRVQSLAADHGFEVRETESAQDIVDKAAAAAEEADVVAAGGGDGTLTRVVRGIDRADAFEDVCFAVVPLGTGNNFAGNVGVGGVEAAFDLVESGERRRIDVGTVDGTPFLNSVVAGLTAESSAATDSDSKERWGVLAYAMETARTAREFDGLTLTIEPEGEDPREVTASIVLVGNGRRVPQGGRSQADMEDGDLDVTIFEDVGVFDLVEDSVHEALGDQPEGVEQFTTHRLDVDIAGDHDTVSVDGEVLTAEHLSLGVRERVLELPVGGSYDPDPDA; this is translated from the coding sequence ATGGTAGCTCCGGCCGAGCCACCGCCCACAGACGGTTTTCGAGTCCTCGTCTACAACCCGACCTCCGGCAGCGGCGACCACGGCGACCGGGTGCAGTCGCTGGCCGCCGACCACGGGTTCGAGGTCCGCGAGACCGAGTCCGCCCAGGACATCGTCGACAAGGCCGCCGCAGCGGCCGAGGAGGCGGACGTCGTCGCGGCGGGCGGCGGCGACGGGACGCTCACCCGCGTCGTCCGCGGCATCGACCGCGCCGACGCCTTCGAGGACGTGTGCTTCGCCGTCGTTCCGCTGGGGACCGGGAACAACTTCGCAGGCAACGTCGGCGTCGGCGGCGTCGAGGCGGCCTTCGACCTCGTCGAGTCGGGGGAGCGCCGGCGCATCGACGTGGGCACCGTCGACGGGACCCCCTTCCTGAACTCCGTCGTCGCCGGGCTGACCGCCGAGTCCAGCGCAGCGACCGACTCCGATTCCAAGGAGCGGTGGGGCGTGCTCGCGTACGCGATGGAGACCGCGCGCACGGCCAGGGAGTTCGACGGCCTGACGCTGACGATCGAACCGGAGGGCGAGGATCCGCGGGAGGTGACGGCCTCGATCGTCCTCGTCGGGAACGGCCGACGCGTCCCGCAGGGCGGCCGGAGCCAGGCGGACATGGAGGACGGCGACCTCGACGTGACCATCTTCGAGGACGTCGGCGTCTTCGATCTGGTCGAGGACTCGGTCCACGAGGCCCTGGGCGACCAGCCCGAGGGCGTCGAGCAGTTCACGACCCACCGGCTGGACGTGGACATCGCCGGAGACCACGACACCGTCAGCGTCGACGGCGAGGTCCTGACCGCCGAGCACCTCTCGCTGGGCGTCCGCGAGCGCGTCCTCGAGTTGCCCGTCGGGGGGTCTTACGACCCGGATCCGGACGCGTGA
- the idi gene encoding isopentenyl-diphosphate Delta-isomerase produces the protein MADDQVEHENALQDVIAVDEDDEPQGTVNRLDAHTGDGIRHRAFTVLLFDGEGNVLLAQRAHDKRLWDTHWDGTVASHPVEGQTQEEAARERLEEELGITSDQYTDLRVTDRFEYKRYYENSGVEWEVCAVLQATLHDTALDPDPEEVAGIMWVPYERLHENPKFYRQLRLCPWFEIAMRRDTDAGGE, from the coding sequence ATGGCCGACGACCAGGTCGAGCACGAGAACGCGCTGCAGGACGTCATCGCCGTCGACGAGGACGACGAGCCGCAGGGGACCGTCAACCGGCTGGACGCCCACACCGGGGACGGCATCCGCCACCGCGCCTTCACCGTGCTGCTGTTCGACGGGGAGGGGAACGTCCTGCTGGCCCAGCGCGCCCACGACAAGCGCCTCTGGGACACCCACTGGGACGGGACCGTCGCCTCCCACCCGGTCGAGGGACAGACCCAGGAGGAGGCCGCCCGCGAGCGCCTCGAGGAGGAACTGGGGATCACGTCCGACCAGTACACCGACCTGCGGGTGACCGACCGATTCGAGTACAAGCGCTACTACGAGAACAGCGGCGTCGAGTGGGAGGTCTGCGCCGTCCTCCAGGCGACCCTGCACGACACGGCGCTCGACCCCGACCCCGAGGAAGTCGCGGGCATCATGTGGGTCCCCTACGAGCGCCTCCACGAGAACCCGAAGTTCTACCGACAGCTCCGGCTGTGTCCCTGGTTCGAGATCGCGATGCGCCGGGACACCGACGCCGGCGGCGAGTAG
- a CDS encoding MogA/MoaB family molybdenum cofactor biosynthesis protein, with product MIDFQSRGSRGRGADENEEAEDDDGSGADDEPAGDEKTPPATADAGQVPESHDDRVGVAVVTVAVDADQSVGDAVVEELDGTGLGVATREHLAGDHDGVQQIVNRLVGRDDVDVVVTCGGVSALPDAQTVEAVHPLFDKALPGFGELFRLLYHEEVGTDVVATRATAGIADSTPVFCLPGDEAGARLGVREIVTEQAASLRTAARGSPE from the coding sequence ATGATCGACTTCCAGTCCCGGGGCAGCCGCGGTCGGGGCGCGGACGAGAACGAGGAAGCGGAGGACGACGACGGGTCCGGGGCCGACGACGAGCCCGCAGGTGACGAGAAGACGCCGCCGGCCACGGCGGACGCCGGTCAGGTGCCCGAGAGCCACGACGACCGCGTGGGCGTGGCCGTCGTCACCGTCGCCGTGGACGCGGACCAGTCGGTCGGCGACGCGGTCGTCGAGGAACTCGACGGGACGGGGCTGGGCGTCGCGACCCGGGAGCACCTTGCCGGGGACCACGACGGCGTCCAGCAGATCGTCAACCGGCTGGTCGGGCGCGACGACGTCGACGTGGTGGTCACCTGCGGCGGCGTCAGCGCCCTGCCCGACGCCCAGACCGTCGAGGCCGTCCACCCCCTGTTCGACAAGGCACTGCCCGGGTTCGGCGAGCTGTTCCGCCTGCTGTACCACGAGGAGGTCGGTACCGACGTCGTCGCGACGCGCGCGACGGCGGGCATCGCCGACAGCACGCCGGTCTTCTGCCTGCCCGGCGACGAGGCGGGCGCCCGGTTAGGGGTGCGAGAGATCGTCACCGAACAGGCGGCGTCGCTCCGCACGGCCGCTCGCGGGTCGCCCGAGTGA